The Lacipirellula parvula genome window below encodes:
- a CDS encoding endonuclease/exonuclease/phosphatase family protein, translated as MPPLRLLLAILILATAQPALARTLRVLSYNIHHSEGRDGVYDLDRIASVILAAKPDLVALQELDQGNTRSGSNIFQLQELAQRTDMQGYFGRTINFMGGQYGNGVLVAPWLTIVNTTNRALPSPGGGEARAVIQMGLSFDADPQTVEFNFFATHLDASNQSNRDAQAAFINGLVASSTTPALLAGDMNSRPTTTSYAALASVWNDATNIANPGLARTTQIDYIFYRSPAWRVQQLGRFDVNLTTYAASDHYPFSAEFAIPEPATGSLIALAVAQPLVFRRLSCRRNLGRAPAMLCRRRLNR; from the coding sequence ATGCCTCCGCTTCGACTCCTTCTAGCCATTCTGATTCTCGCGACGGCTCAGCCTGCGCTGGCGCGAACGCTGCGGGTGCTATCATACAACATTCACCACTCGGAGGGGCGCGACGGCGTCTACGATCTCGATCGGATCGCCAGCGTCATTCTGGCGGCGAAACCCGACCTCGTCGCGCTGCAAGAGCTCGACCAAGGAAACACTCGCAGCGGGTCGAACATCTTCCAGTTGCAGGAACTCGCCCAGCGGACCGACATGCAGGGTTACTTCGGCCGCACGATTAACTTCATGGGGGGCCAGTATGGCAACGGCGTGCTGGTAGCGCCGTGGCTGACGATCGTCAATACGACCAACCGTGCGCTCCCCAGCCCGGGCGGCGGCGAAGCGCGGGCAGTCATCCAGATGGGCCTGTCGTTCGACGCCGATCCACAGACGGTCGAATTCAACTTTTTCGCGACCCACCTCGATGCGAGCAATCAGAGCAACCGCGACGCCCAGGCGGCATTCATCAATGGTCTCGTAGCAAGTTCGACGACGCCCGCGTTGCTCGCAGGCGACATGAACTCGCGTCCTACGACGACATCGTATGCTGCGCTCGCCAGCGTGTGGAATGACGCGACGAACATCGCCAATCCCGGCCTCGCGCGCACAACGCAGATCGACTACATTTTCTACCGTTCGCCGGCGTGGCGGGTGCAGCAGTTGGGGCGGTTCGACGTCAATTTGACGACCTATGCGGCGTCGGACCACTATCCGTTCTCGGCCGAGTTCGCGATTCCTGAACCCGCAACTGGTAGTTTGATCGCGCTGGCGGTCGCTCAGCCGCTGGTCTTTCGGCGACTGAGTTGTCGCCGCAACTTGGGGCGGGCGCCTGCCATGCTTTGCAGGCGTCGGTTGAATCGGTAA
- the hflX gene encoding GTPase HflX: MSNTDRKQSVDSESAVLVGVQLSEDTFHGDPLDELSGLVKTAGAEVVGRMTQKRHAPDAATYIGHGKVEELQFLVEATEADVVIFDNDLSPAQMRNLEEQLKVKVLDRTEVILDIFSSRAQTYESRLAVELAQLEYSLPRLKGMWKHLSRMKMGVGMRGPGEKQLETDRRLAEKRITDLRRELEKVQRRKEREVAGRSDRMTVSLVGYTNAGKSTLMNALTDSHVLAEDKLFATLDTRTRRWHLPGWGPVLLSDTVGFIRNLPHNLIASFKATLEEARQADLLIHVADASSPVALDQIKAVYDVLRELGIEEKDTLLALNKVDQVEDPTRLQAIRQLYPSAVLISARTEDGLPRLASAVSDALSQDFLDLEFRFSVSNGRLLAYLAKYGEVISRTFAGDRASVHCRLSRKHLGSLRDDPEIEVHPYIASPLGRHTAAGDEAVGEVA, translated from the coding sequence GTGTCAAATACCGATCGCAAGCAGAGCGTCGACAGCGAGTCCGCCGTCCTGGTTGGCGTTCAGCTTTCTGAAGATACGTTTCACGGCGATCCCCTCGACGAACTCTCCGGCCTCGTTAAAACCGCCGGCGCTGAAGTCGTGGGGCGGATGACCCAGAAGCGGCACGCTCCAGACGCCGCCACGTACATCGGTCATGGGAAGGTCGAAGAGCTACAGTTCCTCGTCGAGGCCACCGAGGCCGACGTCGTCATCTTCGACAACGACCTCTCCCCGGCGCAAATGCGCAACCTGGAAGAGCAGCTCAAGGTGAAGGTGCTCGACCGCACCGAGGTGATTCTCGACATCTTCTCTAGCCGTGCGCAGACGTACGAGTCGCGGCTCGCCGTGGAGCTTGCGCAGCTTGAATACTCGCTGCCGCGGCTCAAAGGCATGTGGAAGCACTTGTCGCGTATGAAGATGGGCGTCGGTATGCGCGGCCCGGGTGAAAAGCAGCTCGAAACCGACCGTCGGCTGGCCGAGAAGCGGATCACCGATCTGCGTCGCGAACTGGAAAAAGTGCAGCGTCGCAAAGAGCGCGAAGTCGCTGGTCGCAGCGATCGGATGACCGTGTCGCTCGTCGGCTACACGAACGCCGGCAAGAGCACGCTGATGAACGCGCTCACTGATTCGCACGTGCTGGCCGAGGACAAGCTGTTCGCCACGCTCGACACGCGCACCCGCCGTTGGCACCTGCCAGGCTGGGGTCCGGTACTGCTCAGCGATACGGTCGGATTCATCCGCAACCTACCGCATAACCTGATCGCGAGCTTCAAGGCGACGCTCGAGGAGGCCCGCCAGGCCGATTTGCTGATTCACGTCGCCGACGCCAGCAGTCCGGTCGCGCTCGATCAGATCAAGGCGGTCTACGACGTGCTCCGCGAACTCGGCATCGAGGAGAAGGATACGCTCCTGGCCCTCAACAAAGTCGACCAAGTCGAAGATCCGACGCGGCTCCAGGCGATTCGGCAGCTTTATCCTTCGGCGGTGCTGATTAGCGCCCGCACGGAAGACGGTCTGCCGCGACTCGCCTCGGCGGTGAGCGACGCTCTTAGCCAAGACTTCCTCGATCTGGAGTTCCGCTTCAGCGTCAGTAACGGTCGGCTGCTCGCTTACCTGGCGAAGTACGGCGAGGTGATCAGCAGAACGTTTGCCGGCGATCGGGCGAGCGTGCATTGTCGGCTCTCGCGGAAGCATCTCGGCTCGCTGCGTGATGATCCCGAGATCGAGGTTCACCCGTACATCGCGTCGCCCCTCGGCCGGCACACTGCTGCCGGCGATGAAGCCGTCGGCGAAGTTGCGTAA
- a CDS encoding SDR family oxidoreductase produces the protein MARRSLSNCRVVITGASSGIGRELGLAFARRGSRVLLTARREQELSAVAAECRQCGATAEALAGDVTDPLFRAALVERAVALWEGIDVLVNNAGISAHGRFAESDESTLRQILEVNFFAATELTRLALPLLRQSRQAAIVNMSSIIGHRGLPLNSEYAASKFALRGWSESLRAELAADGVEVLIVSPGTTETEFFDHLIAKRGELPWGESTAIPAAAVAEQTVRALERGRREIFPNWRGRALVAVNRLFPGLVDRALAKFLAASNNR, from the coding sequence ATGGCTCGTCGCTCGCTCTCCAACTGCCGCGTCGTCATCACCGGCGCTTCCAGCGGCATTGGCCGGGAGCTCGGGCTGGCGTTCGCGCGGCGCGGCAGCCGCGTCCTGCTGACGGCTCGACGCGAGCAGGAGTTGTCCGCTGTCGCAGCTGAATGCCGACAGTGCGGGGCTACAGCGGAAGCGCTAGCCGGCGATGTGACCGATCCGTTGTTTCGAGCGGCGCTCGTTGAACGCGCCGTCGCGCTGTGGGAAGGCATCGACGTGCTGGTGAACAACGCCGGCATCAGCGCTCACGGCCGCTTCGCCGAGAGCGACGAGTCGACGCTCCGCCAAATTCTGGAGGTGAACTTCTTCGCCGCCACGGAGTTGACGCGGCTCGCCCTGCCGCTGCTCAGGCAGAGCCGGCAAGCGGCAATCGTGAACATGAGCTCGATCATCGGGCATCGGGGGCTGCCGCTAAACAGTGAATACGCCGCCAGTAAATTCGCGCTCCGCGGGTGGAGCGAATCGCTGCGAGCGGAACTTGCGGCCGACGGCGTCGAGGTGCTGATCGTAAGCCCCGGCACGACGGAGACCGAATTCTTCGACCATCTCATTGCCAAGCGGGGCGAACTGCCGTGGGGCGAGTCGACCGCCATTCCCGCTGCTGCAGTCGCCGAGCAGACGGTACGTGCCTTGGAACGGGGGCGCCGCGAGATTTTTCCCAACTGGCGGGGACGGGCGCTGGTAGCGGTAAACAGACTTTTTCCCGGATTGGTCGATCGGGCCCTGGCGAAGTTCCTGGCGGCGAGCAACAACAGATAG
- a CDS encoding choice-of-anchor Q domain-containing protein — protein MTRGALAHRNLLTYEELEDRRVLATFVVSTDLDTNPDNDAVYYGSLRWAVNQANATAAADVILFSDDVFEGGTAQINLNLGQLNITQPVSILGPGAGKLTVSADADSRIFNLNIGTDQQVRNVTISGMTLQGGNITGDDAAARGGAIFSREALTLTEVIFSNNRASQGGGAVYAQFGSLTVDRSLFQNNSGGGIGGGGILNASGDDNSQPFTTISNSTFYANRAPAGGANVGFGGGVLNRNGRMEISQSTFFDNSSGSGFGEGVASWGNPLPEEEGADPPPETVKTLMTHTVVFREGSESDVAVVGESDDDPPLPLLNSFENQGYNLIGALGDQIEGGDGDLAPGTDPQLKDLDDYGGSIPVMLPNNDPEDPDFDGISPLIDAGNPERTAGQAGLYEQRGRHFTRIYSKPEIEEPIIDIGAAEVQAVVFFVDSLVDESDVQYSGTTDRLTKVIDGNLEGGNDFSLREALEFSFKNPELDTISFADSLKTEYDPTLSAAPTILLSPDFGSLVIDHEVIIQGPSTFILEVDATGTDETPSINDGFGSHVFAIDDNDVETLLNIEISYITMMGADQVGPGGGIYSNENLTLRHVTMKDNFSTLSGGAIFTQFGNLAVYDSTFNNNATSGNGGAIFVNTSGVAGVAIEALIVNSTISGNTAGGRGAGIGNDDGHVIIRNSTITLNSAASTRGSGVYSANYSNTKTEVYSSIISGNLNNDIEYATGAANTFSLGYNLIGRGNASFVFTATGDRRNILNPMLAPLANTGGFIQTHRPLAGSPIIDAGNPADVNGEGDTPETDQRGGSFVRVYDATGMGAGPGIIDIGAYELQPAVLVVDSTADVDNGDYSEGNLTLREAIKIANENPLQDFIDLTQLVGQINVTGTSLTITDSVSIEGPGWFDIRIFGTSLTTAPMFVINDGSATTTIDVSIKGVAIESARAGAINNSENLTIEQVSFQANRNTTSGGAIFQQNGSLKISNSQMNGNSTSGANADGGAIYAINSTVEILDTILVGNTAFATGADGGAIALNNAVLNATRTLISGNQAPAGTSDGGGIYATGALSAINLNDSTVSGNYTTGSNSEGGGIASYGGAVNLVDSVVSLNRTAGSQSTGGGIYLNGGTLSALRSIITQNSTTGLNAPGAGIAMIGGSGSIVESSIQGNTTSNTGGHGGGVYNVGGALIIRDSSIVENFVSHAQSKGGGVYSDTNLAGTQSTLILNTTISGNTAPLRGAGVFNADGLLEIYHSTITNNSNTATPFALMNSGNGVASQGTTATQTKIYSSIIAGNGGAATGTGTDVDFVDGNGVNSIQSLGYNVIGVGNAQAIFNKTGDQAGVTNPLLAPLQDNGGAQNNPFSVLTHALLAGSPAINAGSPTFNPSVYNPALNFDQRGEGFARVQRGRIDVGAFESDLAPALPADFTDDGKVDGSDFLTWQRNFGKTSGATKSQGDANNDGQVNSTDLTIWKTGFGSVAEPPAAMAAASTTAAAVTYTASLLAEEEPTSTFGSQGVASPVTPPAAVASSTDESHADANDYDSLASLGGPARAAAKTATADVIDDSLLWNDGAVSKVRSTSIYLNESRSEELDALFSGNEEEGAGDEVFAAWGEELL, from the coding sequence TTGACCCGCGGAGCCCTCGCTCACCGCAACCTGCTGACGTACGAAGAGTTAGAAGATCGTCGCGTGCTTGCCACGTTCGTCGTCAGCACGGACCTCGATACCAACCCCGACAACGACGCCGTCTATTACGGTTCGCTGCGCTGGGCCGTCAACCAAGCCAACGCGACCGCGGCGGCCGACGTGATTCTCTTCTCTGACGACGTGTTTGAGGGCGGCACGGCGCAGATCAATCTGAACCTTGGTCAGTTGAATATCACTCAGCCAGTGTCGATCCTCGGTCCAGGCGCGGGAAAGTTGACTGTCAGCGCCGACGCCGATTCGCGGATCTTCAATTTGAACATCGGCACGGACCAGCAAGTTCGAAACGTCACAATCTCCGGGATGACGTTGCAAGGGGGCAACATCACCGGCGACGACGCCGCCGCTCGCGGCGGAGCGATCTTCAGTCGCGAAGCTCTCACCTTGACCGAGGTCATCTTCAGCAACAACCGCGCGTCACAAGGCGGCGGCGCCGTCTACGCTCAGTTCGGCTCGTTGACCGTTGATCGCAGCCTATTTCAGAACAACAGCGGCGGCGGGATCGGCGGCGGCGGCATTCTGAACGCGTCCGGCGACGACAACTCACAGCCCTTCACGACGATCTCCAATTCGACCTTCTACGCCAACCGCGCTCCCGCAGGCGGCGCTAACGTTGGTTTCGGCGGCGGCGTTCTCAATCGCAACGGCAGGATGGAGATTTCGCAGAGCACCTTCTTCGACAACAGCTCGGGCTCAGGATTCGGCGAGGGCGTCGCCAGTTGGGGTAATCCGTTGCCAGAAGAAGAAGGCGCAGACCCGCCTCCAGAAACGGTCAAAACGCTAATGACGCACACCGTCGTCTTCCGCGAGGGAAGCGAGAGCGACGTCGCCGTCGTCGGCGAATCGGACGACGATCCGCCACTACCGCTGCTCAATTCGTTTGAAAATCAGGGCTACAACCTGATCGGCGCCTTAGGGGACCAAATCGAAGGGGGCGACGGCGATCTCGCGCCCGGCACCGATCCGCAGCTCAAGGACTTAGATGATTACGGCGGCTCCATCCCGGTGATGTTGCCGAATAACGATCCCGAAGACCCCGACTTCGACGGAATCAGCCCGCTCATCGACGCCGGCAATCCGGAGCGCACTGCCGGGCAGGCCGGCCTCTACGAACAACGCGGCCGCCACTTCACGCGCATCTACAGCAAGCCGGAGATTGAAGAGCCGATCATCGACATCGGCGCCGCGGAAGTCCAGGCCGTCGTGTTTTTCGTCGACTCCTTAGTCGACGAGTCGGACGTTCAATACTCGGGGACGACCGATCGCCTCACGAAAGTCATCGACGGCAACCTCGAAGGCGGGAACGACTTCTCGCTGCGCGAGGCTTTGGAGTTCTCTTTCAAGAACCCCGAACTCGATACGATCAGCTTCGCCGACTCGCTGAAGACGGAATACGATCCAACGTTGTCGGCGGCGCCGACGATCTTGCTGTCGCCTGATTTCGGCTCGCTCGTGATCGATCACGAAGTGATTATCCAAGGTCCGTCGACGTTCATCCTGGAAGTCGACGCGACTGGCACGGACGAGACGCCGTCCATCAACGACGGGTTTGGTTCGCATGTATTCGCGATCGACGACAACGACGTCGAGACGCTCCTCAACATCGAGATCAGCTACATCACGATGATGGGCGCCGACCAAGTCGGCCCGGGCGGCGGCATCTACTCGAACGAGAACCTGACGCTCCGCCACGTGACGATGAAGGACAACTTCTCGACGTTGAGCGGCGGCGCTATATTCACGCAGTTTGGCAATCTCGCCGTCTACGACAGCACCTTCAACAACAATGCCACCAGCGGCAACGGCGGAGCGATCTTCGTCAACACAAGCGGCGTGGCCGGCGTCGCGATCGAAGCGCTCATCGTCAATTCGACGATCTCCGGCAACACCGCCGGCGGACGCGGAGCAGGCATCGGCAACGATGACGGACACGTCATCATTCGCAATAGCACCATCACGCTGAACAGCGCGGCGTCGACGCGCGGCAGCGGCGTCTATAGCGCGAATTACTCGAATACGAAAACGGAAGTTTACTCTTCGATCATCTCGGGCAATCTCAATAACGACATTGAGTATGCAACAGGCGCAGCCAACACATTTTCGCTGGGCTACAACCTGATTGGCCGCGGCAACGCATCCTTCGTGTTCACCGCGACCGGCGATCGAAGAAACATCCTCAATCCGATGCTGGCCCCGCTGGCGAACACCGGCGGTTTCATCCAAACGCATCGGCCGTTGGCGGGCAGCCCCATTATTGACGCCGGCAACCCTGCCGACGTCAACGGCGAAGGCGATACGCCTGAAACCGACCAGCGCGGCGGGTCGTTCGTACGCGTTTACGACGCCACTGGCATGGGCGCAGGCCCCGGCATCATCGACATCGGCGCTTACGAACTGCAGCCGGCGGTACTCGTCGTCGACAGCACCGCCGACGTTGACAACGGCGATTATTCGGAAGGGAATCTGACTCTTCGGGAAGCAATTAAAATTGCCAACGAAAACCCGCTGCAAGACTTCATCGATCTGACGCAGCTGGTCGGTCAGATCAACGTCACCGGGACTTCGTTGACGATTACCGACTCGGTTTCGATCGAAGGCCCGGGTTGGTTCGATATTCGTATTTTTGGAACGAGCCTCACGACGGCTCCGATGTTCGTCATCAACGACGGCAGCGCGACGACCACCATCGACGTCAGCATTAAAGGCGTCGCCATCGAAAGCGCACGTGCAGGCGCGATCAACAACTCGGAAAACCTGACGATTGAACAGGTCTCCTTCCAAGCGAACCGCAACACGACCTCGGGCGGCGCCATCTTCCAGCAGAACGGCTCGCTAAAGATTTCCAACTCGCAGATGAACGGCAACAGCACGAGCGGAGCCAACGCCGACGGCGGCGCTATCTATGCGATCAACTCCACCGTCGAGATCCTCGATACGATCCTGGTCGGCAACACGGCGTTTGCAACGGGCGCCGACGGCGGCGCCATCGCCCTGAACAATGCGGTGCTCAACGCAACGCGCACGCTCATCAGCGGCAACCAAGCTCCTGCCGGCACGTCCGACGGCGGCGGCATCTACGCGACTGGCGCGCTGAGTGCGATCAATTTGAATGATTCGACCGTCAGCGGCAACTACACCACCGGCTCCAACTCCGAGGGCGGCGGCATCGCCTCTTATGGCGGGGCAGTGAATTTAGTCGATTCCGTCGTCAGCTTGAACCGGACGGCCGGAAGCCAGTCGACGGGCGGCGGCATCTACTTGAACGGCGGAACGCTTTCGGCCCTCCGGTCGATCATCACGCAAAACTCAACGACCGGGCTAAACGCTCCCGGCGCTGGCATTGCCATGATCGGCGGCAGCGGCTCGATCGTCGAATCAAGCATTCAAGGCAATACGACCTCGAATACCGGCGGCCACGGCGGCGGCGTTTACAACGTCGGCGGCGCGTTGATCATTCGCGACTCCTCGATCGTCGAGAACTTCGTCTCTCATGCTCAGTCGAAGGGGGGCGGCGTTTACAGCGACACGAACCTCGCCGGCACGCAATCGACGCTGATCCTCAACACGACGATCTCCGGGAATACCGCCCCGCTACGCGGAGCGGGCGTCTTCAACGCCGACGGGTTGCTTGAGATTTACCACAGCACGATCACGAACAACTCGAACACCGCCACGCCGTTCGCGTTGATGAACTCGGGCAACGGCGTGGCCAGCCAAGGAACGACGGCGACGCAGACGAAGATTTACTCGTCGATCATTGCCGGCAACGGCGGCGCTGCGACGGGAACCGGCACCGACGTCGACTTCGTCGACGGCAACGGCGTGAACTCGATTCAGTCGCTGGGTTACAACGTCATCGGCGTCGGCAACGCGCAAGCAATCTTCAATAAGACTGGCGATCAGGCCGGCGTTACCAACCCGCTGCTCGCTCCGCTGCAAGATAACGGCGGCGCACAGAACAACCCGTTCTCGGTGTTGACGCACGCCCTGCTCGCCGGCAGCCCGGCCATCAACGCCGGCAGCCCGACCTTCAACCCGAGCGTCTACAACCCCGCGCTGAACTTCGACCAGCGGGGCGAAGGCTTCGCTCGCGTCCAGCGCGGACGCATCGACGTCGGCGCCTTCGAGTCGGACCTGGCGCCAGCCTTGCCCGCTGACTTCACCGACGACGGCAAAGTCGACGGCTCCGACTTCCTGACTTGGCAGCGGAACTTTGGCAAGACGAGCGGCGCAACGAAGTCGCAAGGCGACGCGAATAACGACGGCCAGGTGAACTCCACCGACCTGACGATCTGGAAGACTGGCTTCGGTTCGGTGGCGGAACCGCCGGCCGCGATGGCCGCCGCCTCGACCACCGCTGCCGCCGTGACCTACACGGCGTCGCTGCTGGCGGAAGAAGAGCCGACTTCCACGTTTGGCTCGCAGGGAGTTGCATCGCCGGTGACGCCGCCTGCCGCAGTCGCATCGTCAACCGATGAAAGCCACGCGGACGCCAACGACTACGACTCCTTGGCGTCGCTCGGCGGTCCCGCGCGAGCTGCTGCCAAGACGGCGACCGCGGACGTCATTGACGACTCGTTGCTCTGGAACGACGGTGCGGTCAGCAAAGTCCGGTCCACGTCGATCTACCTCAATGAAAGCCGCTCGGAAGAACTCGACGCACTCTTCTCTGGTAATGAGGAAGAAGGCGCCGGCGACGAGGTTTTTGCCGCCTGGGGCGAAGAGCTGCTCTAA